tcgattttcaaatttggggAATTCAAAAGGAGAAGATTGGAAGTTTGGAACTCTATTGCAtcattcacttttattttattttagttcagTTTTATTTATCCTTCTTGAATATTTTATCtgaaatttgatgatattgtaataaattattaataatgcAAAAACATTGTTCAGTAATTTAGTTTATAAgataaatgacaaatttaatattcatttcattcttTCATTCCATTTTACCATCATTTCATTCCTATTATTcatgaatttcattttaaataatttattatgggGCTACTATACAATtatttaaacataaatttctcacattattattttcaaatttcatataatttccaatttttagcaaaattgTAGCTAGTGTGACACCATCGTGACATAAGAACATGGCACTATTTACATTTTTcaccaaattgataaagaCCTAATACTAATGTGATAATGTGATgtgacaaacaaaaaaactacTACCAACCACATCATCATTAATTTGGCCAAAAGTGGAAAAGgtgattaattgcataaacAGTATCACATTTTAAATTCATCAAACCGACCCAAAATCGATGATGTatacttaattatgaattatgatattttattatataaaacaaataaaaataaaaatagattcactaatttttttcaatttattttcttttataaaatactcctttcgtcccgctttagcagtctcattgacttttctgcctcCTTTTtgtaaaagtaataaaaaatagttaaagtgaagaaatggtTTCTGCCTCCTTTTtgtaaaagtaataaaaaatagttaaagtgaagaaatggtaaagtaagagagcaATGTCagctttagcagtctcattgacttttctgcttCCGTAAAGTaatgaaaaatagttaaagtggagaaatgataaagtaagagagacaggGTCAACTATGCGATATTTATTGGTGAACATGAGAAGAGCATGTCAactatgagatatttattggtGAGAGAGGGAATATCTCTCAATAAATGTGTTATTTATTGGTGAATAGAGGAAGAGCATGTCAAGTGTCAactatgagatatttattagTGAAAGAGAGAGTATCTCCCAATAAATGCGATATTTATTAGTGAAGAAGGGAAGAGCATGTCAACTATgagatatatatttattggtgAATAGGAGTATCTCCCAACAAAgtaaacaaatgaaatgatatgcatactccatttaatacaagataaaatgaaatgatatttattactccacttACTACTtgtattcaataaaaaaaccaCTAAAAAGGAGAAAAGCAAAGCAAAAACCTTCCTGTAAATATCAGTAGCACAAAATGGGCAGGTACAagacataaaatatatttccaGCCTGTACAATGCATAGATAGAACTTAGAAGGATTAATAGTCCAAAGCTAGTGTTGAGCAATCTATGTCTTAATCAATGTTTCTCTATTTATCTTAAGAATGTTTATACCTATGATGTGCCCTATTCCTCCATAGTCCTTATTCTCTTCCAAAACTATTCCTCCTCATGCAACACTAACAATGCCATCTCCCTTTTTGTAGCTTGGTGTCACCGGGAACGAGGAACCCGTGGACAGGGACAACCGCAGTGACAATTGAGATGGCCCGGGAGGAACTTGCTGGTTTAAGCTTAGCTCAGCCATGGCTGAGGTCAGAGGCAGAGAGCAACGATGAACAAACATGGCTGGTGAGTTGTTTGCTAAGAAATTTTCACCTTGCATTGGTAATAGAACAGGACCATTCATGGTTGAGAATAGATTGGCATTGGCTGTCAATGGCCGAGGCACAGAGGGTGGCCGTGCAACGGGCTGAGCCGGGATCTGTTGCCGGTTTCTGGCCTCTTTCATTGGCATTGCAGCAACCTAATTTGAAACAGgacaacatatttttcaatcaGATTTATCATTTGTGAACATAAACATACTTTTCACTCAGAAATCCATATCCTTGAATGTTCAATTTAGTTTCATAAACCAGCAAGAACAATTATGAACACAAGAGCTATTGGATAGGCGATCTACCGAGTCAGTGGTGATGTCGAAGAGGCTGGTGCGCCGGCGCCGGCAATTGAGGTTGTTCCGGCGGATGAAGTACTTCTGAGCGTGACTAGCAACCTGAGTCGGTGTACGAGTCTTCACATAATTCTTAGATATTCCTCTCCAATCTCCTTTCCCAACCTTCTGCAATCCAACGAGGAACCGCTTGTGCTCTTCCTCTGTCCATGGAGTTCCTGAACAATGAAATCAAATCCACACCGATTCAATTGTGAGAATCCACAAACCACAAATGAAACCTATCTTCGTATTGAATACTCACATCCtaattttgttacttttttttcGATTTCTTTTCGTGAATGCAATTGATTCCATacatttgaagaaaatttCACAAGCAAGTAAACTACACCGTCTACATGAAATTATTCTTCACAGAAATCAGataagcaaataaacaaattgaaaaGTATTAAGCTGAATTAGCAGCTCAAAAGCTTCACGATCATAACATTAAATCACCTAAATCAAAACGAAACTGAAATTAAGCTAAATTAACAACTCAATTTCACGATCATAACATTAATAACCTAAATCAAAACGAAACTTAAATTCgtagtaacaaaaaaaatactcatagATCTAACCTCGCTTACGATCGCCGCTACCTCCGGCCGCCTGAGGCGCTGCGTCATCCGCGGAGGCGTATCCGGCAGCTCCGCCGCGCTCCTTCGCCTTCTCCGGCTTGCTTGCGTTACTAACCTGCTCGTATTCGGAGAGGTTATTCATACTCACGCTCTTCCTCATCGGATCGACCTTCACTCTCACACCGAACAGCATGATCTCGCTAACGCCGCTCGTGGCGGTGGCCGGAGAATCTCCGGGGATCGACATCGGAATTTTCCGACGAATTTCGAAAAGAGAAAGGGAAAAGTTGATGAAGAAATGAAAGGTGGAAAAGTCGCTTTTATACTGAGATGAAAGAGGGCCTTTTGGAAACGTGGAGGCCGTACAATACGTTGctggaatttaatttatttagttaattaataatgGAAATTATGGATATTACCAAATGGGATATATTAGGAGATAATAGTggattaaattcataaatataattagcaGCGATTAAGATGGAAAGCTAGCTGTCGGGTGAGATTATtaacaaaactatcattttataatgtgaATATTCTGATTTGGTTTAGCCGGATTAACAAGATTTGAGATTatcaaaaacaaattgattgaatatatacaactttaatttatgtaagagGATTATTTTGTTAAGATTAAATTACTCAAATATATCATTATGTCACACAGACTATTCATCTGTTCCACACAAAAATTAGAATCAGATAATTAGAGTATGCcattaaaatatctcattttttctttctcctttcTCCTCCATTAGC
The genomic region above belongs to Salvia hispanica cultivar TCC Black 2014 chromosome 3, UniMelb_Shisp_WGS_1.0, whole genome shotgun sequence and contains:
- the LOC125213240 gene encoding transcription factor MYB1R1-like, which codes for MSIPGDSPATATSGVSEIMLFGVRVKVDPMRKSVSMNNLSEYEQVSNASKPEKAKERGGAAGYASADDAAPQAAGGSGDRKRGTPWTEEEHKRFLVGLQKVGKGDWRGISKNYVKTRTPTQVASHAQKYFIRRNNLNCRRRRTSLFDITTDSVAAMPMKEARNRQQIPAQPVARPPSVPRPLTANANLFSTMNGPVLLPMQGENFLANNSPAMFVHRCSLPLTSAMAELSLNQQVPPGPSQLSLRLSLSTGSSFPVTPSYKKGDGIVSVA